A window from Hemicordylus capensis ecotype Gifberg chromosome 2, rHemCap1.1.pri, whole genome shotgun sequence encodes these proteins:
- the LOC128346786 gene encoding olfactory receptor 2G3-like, which produces MIFYSEASWKESNQSYQGFILLGVADRPHLEMILFAIILICYTVTLVGNTTIIVVSWLDPHLHTPMYFFLSNLSFLDLCFTTSVGPQMLVNFWRKSKSITYAACVAQLYISLALGCTECILLAVMAYDRYAAVCQPLHYTIIMSHSLCFKMAAISWVSGFSNSLVQTVLTLQLPLCGQNRVDHFFCEVPAFLKLACVDTSLNEAVEFSASVVFLLVPLGLIIVSYGYIVAAVLRIRSAEGRRKAFNTCASHLTVVSLFYGTIIFSYLQPSSNYSRDRGKMISLFYTYVTTMLNPLIYTLRNKEVHRAVRRLMNRHSTT; this is translated from the coding sequence ATGATCTTCTACAGTGAAGCATCATGGAAAGAAAGTAACCAAAGCTACCAAGGATTCATTCTACTGGGAGTGGCAGACCGCCCTCATTTGGAGATGATACTTTTTGCAATCATCTTGATCTGCTATACAGTGACCCTCGTGGGGAACACAACTATCATTGTGGTGTCATGGCTAGACCCCCATCTCCACAcccccatgtatttcttcctcaGCAACCTCTCCTTCCTTGACCTCTGCTTCACTACCAGTGTTGGCCCTCAGATGCTGGTGAACTTCTGGAGAAAAAGCAAGTCTATCACATATGCTGCCTGTGTGGCTCAGCTGTACATCTCCCTAGCTCTGGGCTGTACAGAGTGTATTCTGTTGGCTGTCATGGCCTATGATCGCTATgctgcagtctgccagcccctGCACTACACTATCATTATGAGCCACTCCTTAtgtttcaaaatggcggccatcTCCTGGGTGAGTGGCTTCAGCAACTCGCTGGTACAAACAGTGCTGACTCTTCAACTTCCACTATGTGGCCAGAACCGGGTGGACCACTTTTTCTGTGAGGTGCCAGCTTTTCTCAAATTGGCTTGTGTTGACACTTCACTCAATGaggctgtggaattctctgccagtgTGGTGTTTCTTCTAGTGCCACTGGGCCTCATCATAGTCTCTTATGGCTACATTGTGGCTGCTGTGTTGAGGATCCGCTCAGCTGAGGGCAGGCGGAAGGCCTTCAACACCTGTGCCTCTCACCTGACTGTGGTATCACTCTTCTATGGGACAATCATTTTCAGTTATCTCCAGCCCTCGTCCAACTACTCCCGTGACCGAGGCAAGATGATCTCCCTTTTCTACACGTATGTCACCACCATGCTTAATCCCCTCATTTATACACTGAGGAACAAAGAGGTGCATAGAGCTGTAAGAAGGTTGATGAACAGGCACTCAACAACTTAG